The stretch of DNA CCCGACGCACTATCGGACATGGAATCGGACGACGACATACTGTCGTTTGATATGACGGATGAGCCCGCTGCCTTACCGGCAGAAGCCGATGCGGACTTGGCATCGTTGCTGGCGGATGATGACGCGGGATTTGAAGTCTCTGGCGCCGCCGAATCCGCCCCCCTGCTGGACGAGCCTGAGGACGAGCTCGGCTTCACCTTGGAAGATCTCGAGGATTCACCCCCTTTGCCCGCCGTTGAAGAAGCCGGTGAAAGTGAGGAAGAGGCAGGCGATATGCTATCGTTCGAGGTCGCCGAGCCCGCGCCCCCCACGAACCCCGCCAAGCAAACTGGCGGGGACAAGGGTGCCAAGGTCTCGTTGGAGGAAGAAAAATCATCGGGCGAAAACTCGGATATGTCGGGCTTCATGAAAGAGCTGGGCTTGTAAGTTGCGCTAGCAGCCGGGCTCGCCGTTTCGTTGTCATGAACCATGAGCTGTGACACGGTATTTGGCAGAGGGCGCAGGGTAGTCGCGGCGCACTTCGTGCCTCGTCACCTCTTCCGAACCTCGTCCGAGTACGCCGAATAGGCGTGTCGTCTTGGCTACAGATCGCACCCGGGTTGATTGTTGATTAATGTCTGTCAAACGATCATCGCGGTGTCGATCGTTCATGCGATTCTGTCGCCGAAGCGATTTCTGCGCGATCGCGGTCTGCCTGGCGTACGTCGCGACGCACGCATCGATCGCTTGTGCAGATCCTCCGTCGCAACCTGTTCCGGCGGCCGCCAAGACCGGCCGCACGTCCACCCGGGCGGCCAATCGGCTGGCCAAAGAGACCAGCCCTTACCTGTTGCTGCACGCGCACAATCCCGTGGATTGGTATCCGTGGGGCGAAGAGGCGCTAGCCAAGGCCCGTGCTGAAAAGAAATTGATCTTCCTTTCCATCGGATATTCAAGTTGCTATTGGTGCCACGTGATGGAGCGTGAATCGTTTCTCGACGACGAAGTGGCAACGGCACTCAACAAGAACTTTGTGTGCATCAAAGTGGATCGCGAAGAGCGCCCCGACATCGATCACATCTACATGACCGCCTTGGGGGTGATGGGACGACACGGCGGGTGGCCTTTGACGATGATTCTAACGCCCGATGCGCAGCCGATCTTCGGCGGCACTTATTTTCCTCCACGCGATAAAGACGTCGAACTGCCTGCTACAGAGACCGCGCCGCAGGGCACCAAGCAGCGCGTCACCGGGTTGCTATCGCTACTGAGGCTGGTATCGGACTCGTGGGCCAAAAACCCGCAAGAACTCAGCGACTACGCCGCTCAGGTCGCCACGGCCGTAAAGCGTAGTTTGCGCCAGCGGGTGGCCGTGGCTGCTGAGCCTGCGGCCGACGTGCCGGCGAAAACCATGGCGGCGATCGCGGAGCAATTCGATGGTGAATACGGCGGCTTTGGCTTTAGCGAATCAAACCCGCGGCGTCCCAAATTTCCCGAGCCATCGAACTTGTTGTTCCTATTCGATCGGGCCGAGCGCTCCAACGACGAATCCGCGCGGCGCATGTTCACCTTGACCATTGAGCACATGGCTCGCGGCGGAATTCGCGATCATCTCGGCGGCGGCTTTCACCGCTACAGCACCGATCGATATTGGCGAATCCCGCATTTCGAAAAGATGCTCTACGACAATGCCCAACTGGCCAGCGTATATGCCGCGGCGGCCCGCCAGAGCGGGCGAGCGGACTTCCGCCGCGTGACCGAAGAGTTGCTGGCGTTCATTAGCCGCGAACTCACGTCACCCGAAGGCGCATTCTTCTCCGCGCTCGACGCCGAGACTGACGCCGACGAGGGACAGTTCTACGTCTGGACGCGAGATGAGCTGAAAGAAACGCTAAGCGATGATGACTTCCGCTTCTTTGGCCTGGCTTACAGCACGGTCGGCGAACCGAACTTTGAGGGTCGATACGTCATCGAGCAGATTCGCCCGATACAGGATGTGGCGGTAGCGTCGGGCCTGGCCGTCGAGACTGCTGAAAATCGGCTCACTACGCTGCGCGAGAAACTGCTGGCGAAGCGCGCCGCGCGTCCCCGCCCGTTAACAGATACCAAGATCCTCACCGGTTGGAATGGCCAGATGATCCGCGGCTTCGCCGACGCGGGCCGACTGCTGACCAAGCCTGAGCACCTGCAAAAGGCCTCCAGAGCCGCCGACTTCGTTCTGAAGAATTTGCGGACGCCGGAGGGACGCCTGCAAAGATCCT from Pirellulales bacterium encodes:
- a CDS encoding thioredoxin domain-containing protein, whose translation is MRFCRRSDFCAIAVCLAYVATHASIACADPPSQPVPAAAKTGRTSTRAANRLAKETSPYLLLHAHNPVDWYPWGEEALAKARAEKKLIFLSIGYSSCYWCHVMERESFLDDEVATALNKNFVCIKVDREERPDIDHIYMTALGVMGRHGGWPLTMILTPDAQPIFGGTYFPPRDKDVELPATETAPQGTKQRVTGLLSLLRLVSDSWAKNPQELSDYAAQVATAVKRSLRQRVAVAAEPAADVPAKTMAAIAEQFDGEYGGFGFSESNPRRPKFPEPSNLLFLFDRAERSNDESARRMFTLTIEHMARGGIRDHLGGGFHRYSTDRYWRIPHFEKMLYDNAQLASVYAAAARQSGRADFRRVTEELLAFISRELTSPEGAFFSALDAETDADEGQFYVWTRDELKETLSDDDFRFFGLAYSTVGEPNFEGRYVIEQIRPIQDVAVASGLAVETAENRLTTLREKLLAKRAARPRPLTDTKILTGWNGQMIRGFADAGRLLTKPEHLQKASRAADFVLKNLRTPEGRLQRSYAGGQAHLNAYLDDYAFLVDGLLALHEATGEVRWLSAADDLTKMQIKLFWDAEQGGFFFTSDDHEQLLARSKDPVDSAQPSGNAVTASNLVYLGRAVERPKYLDRAEKTINAFAAMLNDSPAAMPRMVLASSALSDARSAAHATGKPAAPQPNGAPK